Genomic DNA from Telopea speciosissima isolate NSW1024214 ecotype Mountain lineage chromosome 2, Tspe_v1, whole genome shotgun sequence:
TTGTCAGTACTTTGAAGCaattttatgtatataacaTCCAATCATCCATCCAAAACCGTTAGTTCCACCGACCAGAACATCCAAACCGTCCAAATCGTGGAAGTTACCTTCGTTTGACCATATATAGTATCGTCCAATCAAATGgactttttttttaacagatTTTAATGACGTAATGGGCGATGAATCCAACGGTTTGAAGTGCTCTCTCTACAGACTGTAATTACAACACCGAATTAAATGAATAACAATGGAAAATTCAAACGATTTTCCCAATAAAAGCAAAGTAGATCATGATCTCTCGATCTATGGATTATTAATCTTATATAGAAATTTTAATTCTACGAAAGGAAAATCAGAATCTATAACGCAAAAtctaaggagaagaagaaggagtaGAGTCTCTTGGAGAATGCAGAGGAAACAGAGGAAGCAACTCAGGTTCAGAGCTTCTTGGTGTACTGCGAGGCGAAGGGTGCAAATAGAAGCATTTCTCTGCAAtcgctctctcttcctcctcttccggCGTTAACCGTGGAGTTGGGGTTCTTGGGCTCCCTCGAGACAACAAATCAAAGGGCGAAACAGGGGAAACCAACGTCATCTCACCTACTCCCCCCATGAAGCACCTCTGTCTTGTagcagcagcaccaccacctACGGCTGACGGTGAATAAATccctgcaccaccaccaccaccaccaccaaaactAGCAGCTTCAAGCTTGATCTCAAGCTTCCTCAGACTCTGCCTTCTTTCCTGGAGCTTAAACGCTGGTTTTCGAGCACCCATCTCACCAAACAATCCCTTACCAGTTTGTCGAGCAGGAACCGTGACGGGTAGCTTCTTCAGTGATGGATCATTGGTAGCACCCGTCAGCTTCTGAACCACAGCTCTGAATGTTGATGGGTCTGCCTGCACGAAGGTGGTGTGGCTTGATACTGAATCAGACCCAGATGGAAAAGAGaccatgttgttgttgttgttgatgttgttcGTATCCATGACACAGATCGATCAGCAGAGAAAGATGAGAAGAAGATACACACAGAGAGAGCGGGAAGGGCTTTTATTCTTCTATTTTCAATCAAGAGTGACAAAGGGCTCTATCTATCggatttctcctctctctctctcttcagaCTCTGCTTTATGGGGTTTCGTGTGTTGCAAATGTCAGATATacggagaaagagagagagagagaggggctgAGATGTAAATAAGAAAAGATAGATGGTAAAAAAATGAAAGCTTTAATGGCTTTTAAGAGAAGTGATAATGAGTTGGCTTTACGTTGATGCGGGGTCAGTCCAGAGGGCATTGAAACGTGAaacgaggaggaggaggagaagcgACAGAGCTGTGCGGCTCTGTgagtgtctctctctctctctttcactgtGTGTTCTAAATTTCTTTccaatctatctatctatctatctctgCAACTTCATTTGCGTGAGGGAAATGCCTTAAAAGCCTTTGTCATTTACTTCAACCAATATACTCTCTTTACAACTTGAGCTTTACCTGTTATTTCCTTAGTTCTGGAATTTTCTGGGTTTTGTCTCTGCTGTTTCTTATTTCTAGGATTCTCATTTGTTCcttttcatttctctctcttttcactTCACTGTGACAGGAAGACGGGCAAGGAAAGAAATAGTTGGTCACTTTTGTCCACGAACCCATTTTGGAAAAGATACAATTTCTTAAGAAAATAGGGTCTCAAGTTTATAGCCGTTTGATCTAcatcagacgtgtggatttcAAAGTTTGGAGTGTAAAACTGTAGCAACCAGTCCATAATTGTAGATAGatattataaaaatataaacatAAATTAGTGACGTAAAAGGTATAACAAAGAAGCAACACGGCTCTTCCTCTGTTCCTTGCCCTTTGGGTCAAGTACCCTTTCCACCCAATTCCTGAAACAACCCGGTTGAACCACATTACTGGCCCAACCGATTCCTACCCTTGTGGCTATGCTAAATTTAGGGTAGTAGAATAGATTCCTTGAACATATTCTTTGCTACTACTTAATGGAATGTCATCCTATTTTTAGGGTGACCTAAAAGGGTCAATCTATTGCCCTAAATCTATATGACAATTATAACCGTTGGATAACTAGGTGGGCCAGTTTTATTTCCTCTATTGTCAAACTTCAGTGCTGATAAGGTCTCTTTTCCATCTCTCTGTAGTCCTTTTCTCTAAAAGTCTTATCTCTTAAGGTGGGTGATGGGAGAAAATGGAAATGCCAAGGGAACACTCAAAATCATTAGAGGTATTTAGTGGTGGTAAACAACATCATTGCCAAGGAGACTCAAGTCTTTATGTAGTGTAAGTGCTTCTTTAACTGACTAAACGCCAAGTTAGTTTAAATCAGCTAATCCAAAGATTAAAGATTAAACAACAGCACCTCTAAATGGGAAAAATTATTACTTTAAGTTTATCAATAAGAAGTGAGAACTGAGTCCATATTCTTTGGTCGGTAACCTTTTATTATTGGAGTAAGGaaaatggatggatggatggattgaCCTTTAAGGATAAggtaattaaaataaaagaaagagaacgccacTCGATCATGCTAGACATGCTGCCGTTCCCTGTGCTTGATACAGGAGTGTGCAAAATGACTGCAGCATTTCTAGTCATTTTCAGGGTTTCAGGGGATGTGGAACGCAGGAGAGGCGTGTGTTGTTCCGATGACTCATGAcccttcatctttctttttttgagaaaaaaaaaaaaaaaaaaaaccttttaagGTACCTTGCACTTGCACATTTGAGTGATTATTCTTTCATTTAAGTACATAATAATGGATGGAGGAGGTGAATTAACATCGTACACATTGGCGAACCTCCTAAGATTCCAGACACTGAGAATTCATATATATCATCAATACACCACGAGCTACAATTCAAGTACCAAACCGTACATGGAAGCCTATTATAGATTGTATTCTCATCTATTACAACCATTACTTTTTAAACCGGAATCGAACCCGGGAGATTCTTCTGTCAACTCCATCATACAAAGGATGCAGGGGTTTTTATGTCATCTTAGATTCGCATTTATGCTAATTTGATTGCATTAATGTAGGCAtgaccgtgcatgaaaacttttacCAAAACGTaagtcacatttttttttctttcgggAGAGTGTTTCTTATAAGGGTAATATAAGGAGTCTCCACACTACAACCAATTCCTACACTGCGTTCAAAAGTTAATATTTATCTTAAATTTCATTTAGATATATAATAGGCATATTATGTACGATCTTTTATAGGTaagatttattattaattttgtttaataaaaaagAGCGCAAAAGATCGTTGCTTGATcataggggccaatgagagtttGTACAAGAGtatcaatatggatgagattttttatttcataggagTAAGATGAAAATTCCATGCGATACTATGTCTAGGTGCAAGGGCCAcacaagaaaagggaaaaagaatgagGTTGAAAACAACTAGCCAAATTGATGAAACCTCAAGTCACCTAAGGGTTGACAATAAACCTTCCCAACCTATTTGACTTGCCATCTTCTAATTAGGAAAAtcccaaattaattaaaatgtCATTTGTAATTATGTATAGGAAATGTTGAATATTTTCTCTCGGTAAAAGATTTGCACAACACTAGCTTAATTCCAAAATTGCATGGGGGCACCTCTCATAAGACTCAGATTACTGTAGCATTATCCTTGAAAATTTTCTCATATACTCtgcatatttttaatattttcccaTAATATCCCTCCTCCAAGGCATGAAAATGCACATTGTTTGTGTAGGAAAGTCTCTCCCATTTTCTTTCTACATTATCCGTTTAAGAAGTTTGTTTTCCAAATAAATATCATAATCTCTTTCATTATATGAGAACAAATTATGATGCCTTTCTAACATATTGtacccttagttagtaagttcgggaacggcaattgaacgggaacgaaTATGTACGGCAATTAAACAGACTaaacggtaataatacttttcaaaaatccggcttcataaaatgcatacggtaataatacgatacgtatttaatacgtgtataatacggcatagacggcaataatattCTTAAAAaaacgggcatatattcattatataacatgcattcaccacttAATTAATAGTTAAAGTTGACTAGTTGGTCACAAGCAcaggaaaattaccaaaaacaaattaatttaAACAAGAAATTGGGGATTTTGTACTCATAGGTTTTTAAGAATTCGATGGCAATCAAGCTTTCTTGAATTGTCGGCATGTAAGATTTCTCTCATAGGCTGAAGTTCCAGAGCTGcaaaatttttttagaaactaatTAAGCATTGGAAATGGAAACTCTCATTTTCCAGATCTGAAAATTTAGAATAGAAGATAAATAATAAAggggggagaaaaaaagagaaggctaAAACAAAGGGATTCGGTGAATAAGCTTACCTGGTGAGCAATTCAGAGATGGGGTGACTCGAGAGGATGGCGGAGCGATCGATCACCATTGGCAATGCGTTGGATCTCATGGGTGATGACTGGTGTCTTTGATTTTAAGGTTTACCAGTGCATTTTGGGTCAAGATCGAAGCCAAAACCTTCTCTTCGATGGGAGTTCTTGGGTGGCAGTGGCTTAGGTAGAGAAGTCACCGTAACGaagatggggaggatgattggagatggaggggggCTGCCGCTGCTGTTTGCCTTCTAGGGTTGGACTTTGGAGTGAAATCGCAAATCgcaaaagaagggaaagtgaaatcgtgaaaaaattctaatcttttgggttttttttttgttttttaaacatTAGGGTAAAACTTAAAAAGTATAAAACGTATAATACCTGaattatacgagtataatactcgatcagttaaaaaacacatttttttataaaaatacggtAAAGTGtggggacgggagtattatTTGTTCAAAAGTCCGGGTACGCatataatacgtgtattatatGCGTACTTACTAACTAAGATTGTACCACATGCACTAGAAAGATTTTAGGTGTCAATATCAGAGGTTCTATCCATCTCCACATCTGGCGATACTGATATTAATATGTTTGTTCAATTTGGAATTGGGCTATATTGGTCCAAGATTGAATAAAcctttttttgttaaaaaaaagagagcatgTATCAGTTGATACCATCGATTGATACCAGTATTAGTCTCTGACGATACCAATACGATATCGATGCCTTTATCCATGAGCACTAGAACTTGATCACTGAAAATATAAGACACAGTTTCTCCATGAGTTTGGGTGTCTTGGGAAGGATATCAAGAACAATTGGGAAAGTATTATTAGAGATGTAAATAGATCGAGTACAGATCGCACATAGCACTATCTACATtcgcatccaattagctttcgAATAGATCCATATAGTTTTTGGATACCACCTTTTAATATGAATTCTCCTAAACTGATACGAACACTAATCGAATGTAGATTTTTAACTATCGAGTTACAACTTTAGACCTTAGCTATCTGTGTTGACTGTTGAGCAGAGGAGAACTATAGAAGACAAAAACTAGACTAGGGTTGATGTCGAAAGACTAAAGCCATTACCCATTAGGATTGTTGTTGAAGGGTTCTATTTGAAATTACATAGATGTCctcatgaatttttttctttcattaaatTACATGTAATATGTTGTGAAACTAgttagggtattttagtattataaaatactatttataaaattattatttaatcaCCTTTTTATAAAGCGAATCGAATAATATAGTTTCTGTATACCAATTTTTAAATACAAATTCCCCTCAATTGATATGAACATTAATCAAATACAGATTTTCAATTATCTATTTACATCCTTGGGCGGTATCGACATCATACAATAAGAGACAAAGTAATAATAACTTTAGATGGGTGTACTTTTCATTCACATACACTAAGGAGGGGGGAAATTTTCTCCAAAAATATATCACACATTTATTtattggccaaatgttctctgtgccggggcaCAGGCTGCACCTAGATACATGGGgttgggcaaaatgatcaccctaacCCCTTCAATGACAGGCCCATGTGTTTGAGTGCAGattgcactgcggcacagagaacaccagcccttatttattttagggttttttacgattaccaccccaaaatctttactatctactattaccctcccaaaactttcaaacaatcGTACCCCCTCCGATGCATACTAACCACTAAtcgacccccaccgttacattttcGTAACGGTGGGGTTAATTGTGACAAtgtgccgttgtcacgaattttctaggaccaaaatgccctttttggggtggtaattgtaaaaaaaaaaaaaaaaaaaaccatcaccgtccgtctcctcctcctccttcttctccttcttcttcctcctcctccgcaACCCATCACCGTCCTCTCATGAAAGTGATCGCTTCTTTCGCGAGGATTCTTTCTTCTATAATCTTCAAGCGATTCATAACCACTTTGTATGTGTTGGACAAATGCACTCATCTCAATCATCTCAAGCAGCTCCAGGCCTTCCTTCTTACCCTTGGCCATGGCCGACTCGCTTTATGCTTTCAAGCTTGTTCGCTCTCTGTCACCATTGCCGACCTCGACTATGCTCGTTTCATCTTCGATCACCTTCATTCCCCAATGTCTACCTCTACACGGCCATGA
This window encodes:
- the LOC122653173 gene encoding VQ motif-containing protein 31-like; its protein translation is MDTNNINNNNNMVSFPSGSDSVSSHTTFVQADPSTFRAVVQKLTGATNDPSLKKLPVTVPARQTGKGLFGEMGARKPAFKLQERRQSLRKLEIKLEAASFGGGGGGGAGIYSPSAVGGGAAATRQRCFMGGVGEMTLVSPVSPFDLLSRGSPRTPTPRLTPEEEEERAIAEKCFYLHPSPRSTPRSSEPELLPLFPLHSPRDSTPSSSP